The following is a genomic window from Acidiferrobacteraceae bacterium.
CACCTCGATATCGTGGTCCACGGGCGCGCATTCAACACCTTCACGTTCTACCGCTGCAGCGGCTACGGACAGCACGCACCGTAGTCTCAGGACTCATCCAAACCGGTAACGGGAGCCACTGGCGCCACAATGGCCGGAAAGCGCAAACGATGCAGCCACCAGGCGCTGGCGCCCAACAGCCCGCCCCAAACCCAGCCGAAAAGCACGTCAAAGGGATAGTGGGCGCCGACATATATCCGGGATACGCCGACAGCCAGCGCCAGAACAACAAGAAACGGCAGCGCCCGTCGATAGAACAGGCCGGCATAAAGGGCCAGCGCCGACATATTGATGGCGTGGTTGGAGGGAAAGCCGCTGCTGTGCCCGCACCCCACCAGCATTCGAACACCGGAAAGATCCGCACACGGACGTGGCACGTGGAAGATGTGTTTGAGAATCGCCCCGGTGGCGTCCGTAAACACGATCAACAGAATCACACCGACGACCAGGTGCGTTCCACGGGGACGTCCACGTGTCAGCAGCCATGCCGCCGCCGCCAGGGCCGGCACCACGGCCGTATCGGGATTGGACAAGGCGCGCATGAACGCGTCCAGCCAGGCATAGTGATGGCCGCTGTCCTGATTGATCCAGAAAAAGACGTTCCGATTCAGTTCATGCAGCATGGCTGGCGATGCAATCGCGTCAACGCGATACAGGCACGTAGATTCCGTACCACCGCGGGTACTCCGGGGCGATGAGCTCCACTTCCCGATCCTTCTTCCACTCACCATCCTTCGACAGGGATATGCGATCGGGCAAGTCCCCGGGATGGCGGGCGTAGTTTATATAAACGCAGAACGGTCGCCCGTCATCGTATCGACCGTCCTGGTTCCAGATGGTGTGCTGATTCATACGCGCGCCGGTACGCACCACGACCGCCTGAACATCGTCGAGTTGCAGTGAAATCTCCGCGGCCAGGGTATGCCGGCGAAGCAGTATCCGGCAATCTCCTGCCTGTTTCTGTTTGGTGTAGACCTCGCGCACGGCGGCGCCGAGCTTGGGCCAGCCATAGGTAAACGTGATCTGCGTATTCCTTGGCAGGATATCTATGCCGGCGTTGATTGCACCCAGCGGATAGCGCGTGAGGTTCACAATCACGAATGAAACCAGACAGGTCGTGATTATGACGGCGACAGACCTGGTCCGCGCGCGGCTCGAGGCGTTCGCAAGCCAGTTCGACAACGCGCCCCCCAACAGGATG
Proteins encoded in this region:
- a CDS encoding phosphatase PAP2 family protein, which codes for MLHELNRNVFFWINQDSGHHYAWLDAFMRALSNPDTAVVPALAAAAWLLTRGRPRGTHLVVGVILLIVFTDATGAILKHIFHVPRPCADLSGVRMLVGCGHSSGFPSNHAINMSALALYAGLFYRRALPFLVVLALAVGVSRIYVGAHYPFDVLFGWVWGGLLGASAWWLHRLRFPAIVAPVAPVTGLDES